Sequence from the Paenibacillus tundrae genome:
ATGAACCTACGAACATTACGGATGAGGTATACGATGCTGCGGCAGCCCTCTTCTTACGCCATTGGGACGGATTACCCATCCGCCGAATCAGCGTATCCTTAACTGGGCTTGTCGCTGATTCCGACATACAGCTATCCTGGTTCGACGATCGTGAACGAAAAAGAGAACTGGAACGTGCCACAGATGATATCAAACGTAAGTTCGGAGACACCGCGATTATGCGAGCCTCTTCCTTATGCTCATCCGCCCAGGCACAGGATCGTTCTCATAAAATTGGAGGTCATTATAAATGAGTAAAAAATTACAGCAAAACGGAATCTTTGAATCTTCTCGCATGATGCTCCCTGAACACCGAGAAGCTTATATTCTTCATCAAGAGCATCTGGCTCCACGCACTCGTCCTTCTCTGGATGCTCAGGCAGCAGAGGAAATGTCTCGGTTACTCAGCGATTCGATGGTGTTAGGAGATGCCATCACCATTACTCTGTTCGACGAATATGACGATATTCGTATCACCGGGCAGGTGCTGCGAATGAACCGTCCCGCCCGCACCCTTAAACTACTTACGAATAACGGGACTCGGGACATTCAGATGAATCTAATCACAGACGTCACCCTAGCCGGTGAGTAATACATCGCCCACATACTAACGTCTATATCGTCAATAGGAACTATTGGCTCGTGAAGTCAGATTTGCGGATTTTCGGAGATAGTTGCAGTTCAATTCACGGGGACAGGACTGCTTTCCTACACGAATTGGACTCACTTCATATATCAAGAATAACGATATAGAAGGCAGCTCTCTCGTACTAAAGGAGCAAAAGGAACCAGAAGTGATTCAAAAGATCATCTTAAGGGTATATTTCGCTTTCTTCATGCGTGTTCAAAAAGATCGGTTTTGAACAACCTCTTTTAGAAGAAGCTCCAGTCGAACTCCTTAGAGAGACGCTCAAGCAGATGCACCCCGGCAATACTATTTCCTTTGCGATTTAAAGCTGGCCCCACCAGTCCTATACCGAATTGACCGGGTACTAGTGTCAAAATCCCACCAGATACACCGCTCTTCGCAGGCAGTCCAACCTGAATAGCAAATTCACCGGATGCATTGTACATTCCGCAGGTGGTCATAAATGTTTTGGCAATCTGTACATAACGACGCGGAATTAACTCTTCTCCGGTGACTGGGTCTGTCCCGTTGTACGCAAGCACCAAAGCCATACGTGCGAGATCCGAACAGGTTACCTCAATGGAGCAATGACGGAAATACACGGCGAGTACATCTTCAACATCATCCTTCAGCACCCCGTTGTGCTTGAGGAAATATCCAAGTGACCGGTTTAGATGACCGCTCTCTGACTCAGACTGAAATACTGCCTCGTTGTAGTTTAATTGTTCATTGTTTGCGAGCTTACGGAAAAACTCTAGGATACGTCGGGACTTCTCTTCCTTGCAATCTCCTGCAATTAGAGAGGACACCGTGATTGCACCAGCATTGATTAACGGATTAAATGGGATTCCTGGATCAACTAATTCCAGCTTAATCATGGAGTCATAATCGTCGCCTGTTGGTTCTTTTCCTACATTAAAGAATACAGCTTCTTCTCCATGATCCATCAAAGCGAGAATTAAGGTGAACACTTTAGAAATACTCTGCATCGTAAAAGGTACACCACAATCGCCGGCTGATACATGGTTACCCTCAGCGTCCATGATATGTATGCCAAGCTCATCCTGCGAAGCTTTGACCAGCTCCGGAATATAGGAAGCTACCTTACCTTGCCCTGTATGCAAACGACTCGTTTCCAACCATTCGGGCAGTAGGGAGTTCAATTGATCCATCGTAGAATTGCTCATCTCCATCTCCTCCATCTCTCTAATTATGATCATACGGTATTAGAAAGGATTACCCGGAGTGGGTAATCCTTTACCATACGTTAACATCATTTTAGCGTTTCGCTCGCAAGCTCAGTTCCAGAATCTCCCCTGGTAACCCGTCATAATCGCCCACCCAAGTGGAAACAAAGTTCTGTCTGAGCAGAATTTGACGTGAGGCTGCATTCGTTGGATCAATCACAGCGTAGAGCTCGCTAATTCCTGCTGCCTGTGCCTTTATAATTAACCGAGCGGCAATGGAAGTCCCATGACCTTGTCCCCAATGTTGAGGCAATATCATATATCCGATCTCCGCCCGATCTGGGTTGGCCTCATCTGGAATTAGTTTAGCGTAAGCGATGCCGTTCCCCTCCTTGCTG
This genomic interval carries:
- a CDS encoding YolD-like family protein, whose amino-acid sequence is MSKKLQQNGIFESSRMMLPEHREAYILHQEHLAPRTRPSLDAQAAEEMSRLLSDSMVLGDAITITLFDEYDDIRITGQVLRMNRPARTLKLLTNNGTRDIQMNLITDVTLAGE
- the glsA gene encoding glutaminase A, which produces MSNSTMDQLNSLLPEWLETSRLHTGQGKVASYIPELVKASQDELGIHIMDAEGNHVSAGDCGVPFTMQSISKVFTLILALMDHGEEAVFFNVGKEPTGDDYDSMIKLELVDPGIPFNPLINAGAITVSSLIAGDCKEEKSRRILEFFRKLANNEQLNYNEAVFQSESESGHLNRSLGYFLKHNGVLKDDVEDVLAVYFRHCSIEVTCSDLARMALVLAYNGTDPVTGEELIPRRYVQIAKTFMTTCGMYNASGEFAIQVGLPAKSGVSGGILTLVPGQFGIGLVGPALNRKGNSIAGVHLLERLSKEFDWSFF
- a CDS encoding GNAT family N-acetyltransferase, translated to MNFMKYTEPDFADYYALVSNSEVMKQITERAFPEQEAKEEFGSMLDYNLNNDTGFYRVSSKEGNGIAYAKLIPDEANPDRAEIGYMILPQHWGQGHGTSIAARLIIKAQAAGISELYAVIDPTNAASRQILLRQNFVSTWVGDYDGLPGEILELSLRAKR